In Echinicola jeungdonensis, the genomic stretch AGCTAAAGGAATTAAATCGCCTTTTTTCTGAAAATTCAAAGCAAATGGATAAGTTGTTAGTTTTGCAAGTCTATGTTAAAATTTAAAGTCCTTGGAAAAAAGCATTTATAGGCATTGCAAGCTTGATAGTATAATTCTCCTGGGATTTTAAAAGTCCCCTTTTGGGCTTTTTTACCAAAAATTTCACAGTGAATTGATTAGAAAATACTTGCAAAGGCTGATCTTCTCCAATCATTTGAAAGTTTTTGGGGCAGAAAACTGAGCAGAGTCAATTTGAAAAGATGCTGGCCATTCTATGGTAATCCGGGTTGGAATAAAATGGGGTCATTCACTTCATCTGCCTGAATGTGCATTCCATTTTGAATGGCAAAAAACCAACTCTAGCTGTTGATTATTTTCTTTTAAGGTAATTTGCTCATTAATCAGTTTTACCCAGTGTTTTTCTTGTCCATTTGCTGGAAGGGTGATCCCAATCAGTAGGAGTATCCCAATACTAATTTTCAGACAATAGCTCATCAAGTTTAGCTTTAAGCCCCAAAAGTTTTGCGTCAAAATTCTTAGAATCCAGCAAGGACATATATTGGATATTTCCCTCCAGATCAACTAATATATTGGAGGCAAGCATTACTTCATCCCGGGCCAAGTCGGGCAATACGTCCTCAGGGGCAAAACTTGCCGCCACAGTCCCATCTTCATCCAATATTACCGGAAGCTAAATTGAAACGGTCTTGCAGTTTTTCTTTTACCAGGGAAGCAGGTTCTTTCACATCGATAATGAGGACTTTGACATTTTTATTTCTGTAATTCTGGGCTAGCTCTTCAAGATAGGGAGCTTCGGCATTGCAAAACGGACACCAGGTAGTAGCAATATGGATGACCAAATAGCCGCCTTTGAAATCTTCAGAGGAAATAGTATTGCCTTCCAGATCCACTAATGTGAAATCCGGAAGTTCCATTCCCTTGGAGTCCATTGATTCGGTCTGGCCTTGTGCCCATAAAGGCAGACTAATCAAATAAAGGACTAATATGGATATTTATAATTCATTGATGTATAGCGTTTTATGTCTGTAAATATAATCAATATTTAAATGATTTTCTGGATTTCAATGATCTTCAAACCGGAAAAACCTGTTGAAATAATGAATAGAGAAATTTATTAGGAGATCAAGTTAAATTTCTTTTTGAACCGATATAATGATAATAATATTTTATTCTATAAAACATTGAAATACAGTTATTTAAACTTTGTTTTATTTGATTAGGGGGTAAAAGAATTAATTTGATAATACTTAAAAACCTGCTGGTATTAAAAATTCGTATCCATATTTTCATTAAAAATTAACCCAAAACAACCATGAAAGGCTTAGTTATTTTCCTAACAGCTTCAATTTCGCTGTTTATTTTGGCTTGTTCTGAGATTGAAGAAGAAGCAGCGTATGTGGGTGTTCCAAAATTTCTTTGGGTTCTTATGAATAGGGGAATTTGGCTGATGAATGGGCTCGTAAAGGTGGTACCCAAAACAGTCAACCAGTTTTTGCCTTTTCTGATCCAAGTAGCCCTGTGGAAGGGTCTTCAGCCGGTCTAATAAGGGGCCAAAGGGAATTTCAATGAGTTTGCATGCAGAGGAACTTATAGCGGGGATGCTTATACCATCTGGTTTGTAATATTCAATGCCCTGAAAATTGTGCCACCAGTCCATGCGGTGAACCAGACATTTTTAATCCTGAAACCATGACAGATGTTTCCTTTGGAGGAGGAAATATCGCAGGAAATTCCTCTATAACCATAAGTGGCCATAAAAAAGTAGGAGACTTGTCTGGATCTGCTATGCCTTTTTTAATGACTTGTTGGGATTAGATATTCCGATATTCGGCTTAATAGACCCTTGGGGTGCAGAAGTGCATTTGTGCTTCGAAGTCATGGTCCAAAAGTACCTGCTAATATGCCGGATTTAATCAATTCATTTGATGGAGGATGTACCACTTTTCTCGATGCTGGTCAGGTTACTGATGACCCTGGAGAATGTGCCGATTCCCATTTCGCTATTTTTCAACCTTAAAAAACATTTTGTCTTAAGGGCGGGCAAAAAAGCTCGCCTTTTTTTACCCATTTCAAATTGAAAAAAGTGGTTTCTATTTCTAATACTGATTGAATTCCCTATTTCTTCAAAAGTGTGAAATTATTCACCTTAAGTAGGGGCTAATATGAGGTAGAAGATACCGGCGGTGTATTTGATAGGGATTATTCCATCTTTTCCTGAAGCGTTAGAAAAAATAACAGGGTTATCTGAACTTTGGTTATTCATGGAAGCCTAATGTGAATCGCTTTCAGAATTCTACCTTAGCTAGGTAATCAAAGAGAATTATTGTGTACACTCAGTTGACAGATGAATTGATGTCCAATTATCAAATGTAAATTTTAATAACAGTAAATCTATAAAATTCGATTCCGGCAATTACCAACTGAAGTTTTCTTGTGACCAATTTATTCACTAACTTGATTAAGTTGAGTAATAAAGAAAATCATAATCCCAAGATCAGCTTATAAGGATTAATGATAAAATGAGAGGTCACCTAAATCTCCATCAGTAGCAACAGCTGCTGGATATTCTTCCCGGTGTAATGATCTCGTGCATACCAATTTGAATTTTACAATCCCCAATTTAAGATATGGATTAGTGAAGGTGATTTTCCACTAATTGAGGATACATACAATGGCTCCATTGGAAAAGAAAGCCCTTTCCAAAAGCTTTAAGTAAAGCTTCCTTTCTTGTCTAAAATTGAATAAATATTCCGGTCTTTTTCCTGAGTAATTCCTTTATTAACCTGATTTCCCTCTTTAAAAAAAAATTACGGATAAAATGATCATAAGAAACATCATGTCGAATTTGCTCAATTTCGATCCTAAATTCCGATTTTAGAAAAATCTAAAAGGGCTTTGTTGCTGGAATGTGATAGATCGAAATTGATGTTTTCCCAACCAATTTCTGGTCTTAATTGGGGTTTCCATATTTAATAATCAAATTGAATTTGATCGGGTTTTATCTCTATATAAAAGCCCAAGATTTGACGTAACAATCCACGTGCAGCAATTGATTGGATTTTATTTTTTCAAAATGAAGCCTTCCAACCTTTTCAAGCTCCTCAATAGAAAGTATTGATGTTAAATATTTTCTTTGCCTTCACCTAAATCAAGGGAGAATCGCCAAATATGAACCGTGCCTTTAGGGGGTGACATAATTGGAATCGAATGTTGTCAATGAACTAGATGTTTGGTCATATTTTACTTTCTTTTTTCTAGTTGCATCAGTATCCCATTTTTGGGTCTGAGGTTTAATAATTGGGCCATTTCCACCACTTGATCCGGCACCAATTTTAGCCGCCAAAATTGAGAGATTGAAGCGATAACCATAACCCCCTCTAACCAGGCATAATGCTGACCAATACATGAACGTGGACCTTCACTGAATGGAAAATACTCATATTTTGATTTTTGTCGATTAGTGGAAGGTGCCCAAGATTGAGGATTGAACTTCATGGGGTCTTTATGAAACCTTGAATCGTGATGTATCAGGTAAGGGCTCATCAAGACAATGGTTCCCTTAGGAATGAAATAATCGCCGATTGTTAAATTTGAACGGGCTTCTCGGACGATAACATAAATAGGGGGGTATAACCGCATTGCTTCTGTGAAAACCATTTGGTAAATTTCAACTTTGGATAATCATCCAAAGTAGGTTGCCGACCTTGTAATACTTGGTCGACTTCTTCATGTAATTCTTCCTCAGCTAGTGGATTTTGCGAAAGGAGGTACCAGGTCCAGGTAAGAGCAAGGGAAGTAGTGTCAAATGCGGTGAGTAATAGAGTAAGGGCTTCATCCCGGATTTCTCATTGCTGATCCCACGATCTTTTTTATTTGTTTCTTGGGCTAAAAGTAGCAGGGAAAGTAAATCACCTTGTCTAATTTAGTTTTCCGGCGCTCTTCAATAATTTTATAAATGATTTTATCCAATCGACTTTTTGCTTTAAAAATCTAATAGAGCCTGGAAGAGGAAGCTTAAGCAAATATTCCGCAAATGGAAGGGTTACCCTTCCAAAAATATCCATTATAGATTCAAATTCCTGATTAATTTCTGCAGCTTCTTCTTCTAAATCAACACCAAACATGGTCTTTCCAGCAATTCCGGTACTCATTCTGACCATTTCTTTAAAAATATCCACCGATGTCCCATTTTTCCAGCCGTTCATTAACCTTGAGGCAAATTCTGACATGACAGGGGAATAAATGTCCATCATTTTCCGGTGAAATGCCGGTTGCATTATTCGCGAATGGTGCTTATGAAAATCCCCTTCACTAGTAAGCAATCCCTCTCCTAATAGTTCTTTTGCCATTTTTAGGGGCCTACCTTTGACGAAATTATCCTGTGTGTGGAAAGCACTTCTTTGATAAAGTCGGGTGATTTAACAGTAAAATTCGAAGATGTCCTATTTTAAATTGAGCAATATCTCCATATTGCTCAATTTAAAATAGGACATCTTCGAAT encodes the following:
- a CDS encoding TlpA family protein disulfide reductase, with the translated sequence MDSKGMELPDFTLVDLEGNTISSEDFKGGYLVIHIATTWCPFCNAEAPYLEELAQNYRNKNVKVLIIDVKEPASLVKEKLQDRFNLASGNIG